A window of the Diabrotica undecimpunctata isolate CICGRU chromosome 1, icDiaUnde3, whole genome shotgun sequence genome harbors these coding sequences:
- the LOC140435705 gene encoding uncharacterized protein produces the protein MSKKDLEKLITRKKQAVSTISRVKRFISEHKDDPESSKKDDLFSIRKDMLCESFKTITDLNTEIAHLDENFDDDIDDIEAEYVDLLATIQGVTSMKNNKITVPLVHNMKQHHATILDIPAMQKGTASSLREFISKVKQQIGALKNLNQPVDSWDMLLVCILSRKIDQFTNRSYQIDRDSSSLPSLNGFLKYLENRAMALEATNSTSETKLKENKQLTHLVTKSQSNVKCQYCSINGHKLYSCKKFKVLSVNERISFVDRNKLCKLCLNSHTDKCRLNLKCQTCHKGHNSLLHLEKVAVSSNIAQSNQDASTSSQYDAVVNFNSIYKNRANTILPTVKVKVRTASGHNLIVRGLVDTGSQVSLVTNSLVKRLNLKTYNNYLDIVGISQNSTRIQKAVDLNIESCIYDFSTNIKCSVVDIITGNLPRFSFNTSKIPEFVQLSDDTFNQSGEISLLLGADVVFKILLAEKINCQELILQNTLLGFIVNGSVSTNQFSNLNIVCMHTTYSDLDTAISQFWEMEKVPEVFLEFTSDQEACNSFAVALKRFENLEKRFVLNPTLYFDYKKFIDEYIQLGHAKIVHYDPKILNNGEVYFMAHHPVIREDKKTTKLRIVFDGSMKSKSKKMILIHPEDRRYLNILWREPHSELKCIQLQRITYGLRSSSFLATRYLVELANTEGQNFSLAAKALINNTYVDDILAGSDTIEEAKKLKNELISLLQLRSFSLHKWCSNDPRIISDILKENQHFDKIDINKINFVVKTLGLSYDTITDNFKLSSPKININDCLTKRQVLSFISKFYDPLGLAGPVLVKAKVIMQTIWLRKIKWDEVLPNKLQEIWKNFITGLINMPVLKIPRNLAFTDAESIELVGKENPADCLSRGLEPNDIELHPLWFTGPKMLLDKNFAHNELPVQFPYPMPEQKEIKDLISNIVLKSPLSTLSPFVDGDGLLRVGGRLHNSNILYTQKYPIILPKASHVTDLIIRHEHLKLLHAGPSYSPVFGGLWEAGVKSAKYHIKRVMGTNELTYEQFNTLIVQVEGILNSRPLMAMSQDPTNLEYLTPGHFLIGAPITSFPEPDITEVPKNRIKFWNLCTQMQQHFWKKSHQDYLTQLQNRPKWKNKLPNLKEDMLVLLKEDNIPSFKWALARITKVIPGKDKIVRVVEVKTKNGTYVRSVTKVAVLPFYE, from the exons ATGTCTAAAAAGGATTTGGAAAAACTGATAACAAGGAAAAAGCAAGCGGTAAGCACTATAAGTCGGGTAAAAAGATTTATTAGTGAACATAAAGATGATCCAGAAAGTTCAAAAAAGGATGATCTATTTTCTATTAGAAAAGACATGTTATGTGAATCatttaaaactataactgatTTAAATACAGAAATTGCTCATTTAGATGAAAATTTTGATGATGATATTGATGACATAGAAGCTGAATATGTAGATTTATTGGCAACCATCCAAGGAGTTACAtccatgaaaaacaataaaatcacAGTGCCTTTAGTTCATAATATGAAACAGCATCATGCAACCA TTCTTGATATACCTGCCATGCAAAAAGGAACTGCTAGTTCATTACGAGAATTTATAAGTAAGGTCAAACAACAAATTGGTGCCTTAAAAAATCTTAATCAACCAGTAGATAGCTGGGATATGCTTTTAGTCTGTATACTGTCTAGAAAAATAGATCAGTTTACGAATAGGTCATATCAAATTGATAGAGATAGTTCAAGTTTACCATCATTAAATGGATTTCTAAAATATCTCGAAAATAGGGCAATGGCTCTTGAAGCCACTAATAGTACATCTGAAACAAAGTTGAAGGAAAATAAACAACTTACACACTTAGTAACCAAATCACAAAGTAATGTTAAATGTCAATACTGTTCCATCAATGGACATAAACTTTAtagttgcaaaaaatttaaagtccTTTCAGTCAATGAAAGAATTTCCTTTGTTGATAGAAACAAACTATGTAAACTATGTTTAAACAGCCATACTGATAAATGTAGGTTAAATTTAAAATGCCAAACCTGTCACAAAGGACACAATTCATTACTGCACTTAGAAAAAGTGGCAGTAAGTTCTAATATTGCTCAATCTAATCAAGATGCAAGCACTTCATCGCAATACGATGCTGTAgtaaattttaattcgatttataAAAATCGAGCAAATACAATCTTACCTACTGTAAAGGTAAAGGTTAGAACAGCATCAGGTCACAACTTGATTGTCAGAGGTTTGGTCGATACAGGCTCACAGGTTTCTTTGGTAACAAATAGTTTAGTAAAAAGGTTAAACCTAAAGacatacaataattatttagATATTGTAGGGATTTCACAAAATAGCACAAGAATCCAAAAGGCAGTTGATTTGAATATAGAATCATGTATATATGACTTCAGTACAAATATAAAATGTTCTGTAGTGGATATAATAACAGGGAATCTACCCAGGTTTAGTTTTAATACATCTAAAATACCAGAATTTGTTCAATTGTCTGATGACACTTTTAATCAAAGCGGTGAAATCAGTCTACTACTAGGAGCTGATGTTGTGTTTAAAATATTGCTCGCAGAAAAAATAAACTGCCAAGAACTAATACTTCAAAATACTCTTTTAGGTTTTATTGTTAATGGATCTGTATCAACCAACCAGTTCtcaaatttaaatattgtatGCATGCATACAACTTATAGTGATTTAGACACTGCCATCTCCCAATTTTGGGAAATGGAAAAGGTTCCTGAAGTATTCTTAGAATTTACAAGTGATCAGGAAGCTT gTAACTCTTTTGCTGTAGCTCTTAAGAGATTTGAAAACTTAGAGAAAAGGTTTGTTCTAAACCCAACTCTATACTTTGATTATAAAAAATTCATAGATGAATATATTCAACTTGGTCATGCTAAAATTGTTCATTATGatccaaaaattttaaataatggcGAGGTTTATTTTATGGCTCACCATCCAGTAATAAGAGAGGATAAGAAGACTACAAAATTAAGAATAGTTTTTGACGGTAGTATGAAATCTAAGAGCAAAAA aaTGATACTTATTCACCCTGAAGACAGaagatatttaaatatattatggaGAGAACCACATAGTGAGCTAAAGTGTATCCAGTTGCAAAGAATAACATATGGGTTACGAAGCTCATCGTTTCTAGCTACTAGATATTTAGTCGAACTAGCCAATACAGAAGGACAAAATTTTTCTTTGGCAGCTAAAGCATTAATAAATAATACCTATGTAGATGACATCCTAGCAGGAAGTGATACTATAGAAGAAGCAAAGAAACTCAAAAATGAACTAATTTCTCTGTTGCAACTAAGGTCATTTTCCTTGCACAAGTGGTGTTCAAACGATCCAAGAATAATAAGTGATATCCTCAaagaaaatcaacattttgatAAAATTGACATAAATAAAATCAACTTTGTTGTAAAAACATTAGGTTTATCATATGATACCATTACTGATAATTTTAAACTGTCATCGCCAAAAATTAATATCAATGACTGTCTAACAAAAAGACAGGTATTAAGCtttatatcaaaattttatgATCCTTTAGGATTAGCAGGTCCAGTGTTAGTCAAAGCAAAAGTTATAATGCAGACAATTTGGCTTCGTAAAATTAAATGGGATGAGGTACTGCCTAATAAATTGCaggaaatttggaaaaattttattaCTGGTCTAATAAATATGCCAGTTTTAAAAATTCCAAGAAATTTAGCCTTTACTGATGCTGAAAGTATTGAACTTGTAGG CAAAGAAAACCCAGCAGACTGCCTTTCTAGAGGCTTGGAGCCTAATGATATTGAGTTGCATCCCTTATGGTTTACTGGTCCAAAAATGCTGTTGGACAAAAATTTTGCTCATAATGAGCTACCTGTTCAATTTCCTTATCCAATGCCTGAACAAAAA GAAATTAAAGATCTTATAtcaaatatagttttaaaatcacCATTAAGTACGCTGTCTCCTTTTGTTGATGGTGATGGGCTTTTAAGAGTAGGTGGTAGATTACATAATTCTAACATCTTATATACTCAAAAGTAtccaataattttgccaaaggctAGTCATGTTACAGATCTCATAATAAGGCATGAACATTTGAAATTACTTCATGCTGGTCCCAG TTACTCCCCAGTTTTTGGTGGTTTGTGGGAGGCTGGAGTAAAAAGTGCCAAATACCACATAAAAAGAGTCATGGGCACAAATGAGCTCACATATGAGCAATTTAATACATTAATTGTACAAGTGGAAGGTATCTTGAATTCAAGACCACTTATGGCTATGTCACAAGATCCAACAAATCTGGAATATTTAACACCAGGACATTTTCTTATAGGAGCCCCCATAACCAGCTTTCCAGAACCTGATATTACCGAAGTTccaaaaaatcgtataaaattttgGAATCTCTGTACTCAAATGCAACAGCACTTTTGGAAAAAGTCGCATCAAGACTATTTAACACAGTTGCAAAATAGGCCAAAATGGAAAAATAAACTACCTAATTTAAAGGAAGACATGTTAGTCTTACTAAAAGAAGACAATATTCCATCATTTAAATGGGCACTTGCACGTATCACCAAGGTTATCCCTGGAAAGGATAAAATAGTTAGGGTTGTTGAAGTTAAAACCAAAAATGGGACCTATGTAAGATCAGTCACAAAGGTGGCAGTATTGCCATTCTATGAATAa